The Pseudanabaena sp. PCC 6802 genomic interval TCCAGAATGGCCTGAGCGGACTGGAGAATGGCGTTCTCATCATCGACGATTGAAATCAATTCTCCATGCCCTTGGGGTAGGTCGGTTTGAGCCTTTGTGGGAGTAACTGCCGTTTCCACCATTGCGGGTAGATATACCTTAAACTGGCTGCCTTCACCTGGTTGGCTCTGTACTTCAATAAATCCACCATAGGTTTTGACAATGCCCAAGACGCTGGAAAGTCCCAAGCCACTGCCTTTCCCGGTCGCCTTAGTGGTAAAAAACGGATCGAAGATGCGATCGCGAACCTCCGGGACAATCCCACAGCCGGTATCGGCAACGGTAATTACTACATAGTTACCCGCACGAGCCTCCAAATGCATTTGGGCAAATCGTTCGTCAACGGGGAAATTTTCGGCAGACAGCGTGAGTAACCCACCGTCTGGCATGGCATCGCGAGCGTTGATGCAGAGGTTCATCAAAATCTGATGCAAGTAAGTGGGATCGGCAGAAACTAGCCAGAGTTCGGGATCGGACGCGATCGCATCAACGGCGATCGATTTGGGAAACGTTTGTTGGATAACAGCGATCGCTTCTTGCAATAGAGACGCAACCTGGACGGGGCGGCAATCGCCTTCGGTGCCTCTGGTAAAGGCTAGAATTTGTTTGATGATATTTGTACCGCGTTTGGCACTTTCTTCTAAAACCTTCAACATATCCTGCGATCGTTTATCCAGATTGGGTTGGTGCATCCGCAAGAGTTGAGACAGCGCCACAACGGGTGTAAGGACGTTGTTGAGATCGTGGGCAATGCCGCTAGCCAGTGTACCCAGGCTTTCCAAGCGTTGCGCGTGATAAAACTGGGCTTCCAGGTTTTTCTTGTCCGTAATGTCAGTATTGACGGTGAGAATGAATTTGGGTTGACCGGCTTCGTTGCGAACCAGCGTCCAACGTCCCTCGACAATGACTTCGTTGCCCGCTTTCGTGAATTTATGCAGCTCGCCGTGCCACTCTCCTCGCTCCACCACCGTTTGGGTAATTTCTGGAATTAAAGAGGCATCTTCTCGTAACAAGTCACTGGCTTTCTGAGCGATCGCTTCGGTTGCCGTCCAGCCATACAGGCGCTCGGCACCTCGATTCCAGAAGAGAATGCGATGGTCTAAGTCGCGCACAAAAATGGCATCGGTAGCAATATCTAATAAAGTGGCCTGTTCGCGAATTTTTCGTTCGGCGTGCTCGCGCTCGACAAGTTCCATTTGCAGGCTTTGCAACAGTTCGGATTGTTGAATGGCAATGCCAGCCTGTGTTGCTATTTGTTGGAATAGATCGATCTCCTCGGGCTGCCACATGCGCGGCGCGGCACACTGATTCGCCACTAACAAGCCCCACAACCGTTCGCCTTGCAAGATCGGAACGACTAAGTTAGCTTTGATGTGAAACTGCGCCAGCATGTCGATATGACATGGGGTCAAGTTAGATGCATGAATATCGGCAACCGCCTGAATGCGTCCCTGCCGATAGTCTTCGCCGTGGGTTTCCATAAAATACAGGTCTTCGACTTCCGCCTGTAATGCGGCGGGATAGCGATCGCTAACCGACTCGATCGCAATCGTGCCGCTCCAGTCGGCATGAAAGCGATAGATAAAAACGCGATCGCAATTAAGCACCTCTCTGATGCGCTCCACCGTGCGGGATAATACGTCGTTTAACTTGAGGGATTGCCGGATATCCCCAGCAATATCTGCAATCAGTTGTTCTCGCCGCAGTTGTTGTTGGAGCGCTAATTCAGCTTGTTGGCGTTTGGCTTCGAGCTGCTTTCGCTCGCTGATATCAAAGGCAACGCCGAGCATCCGCACGGGTTGACCCGCCTCGTTGTAAAGCCCTCGCCCTTTGCCCAGCAGCCAGTGCATGCTGCCATCGCGCCGCACCACTCGAAGCTCCGCTTCATAATCTGTCTGAGTCTCCAGGGCTTGAGCGGTTTTCCGGTCAAACTCAGCCACATCATCGGGGTGAATATGACTGTGCCAGAATTGATAGCTTGGTTCGACTTCTCCTGGCTGATAGCCTAACAAACGGTAGTTGTAGTCATTCCAGGTCACGTCTCCGGTCGCAACCTGCCACTCCCACATGCCGATACGGTTCAAATCGAGGGCCAAGCGAAGCTGTTCTGCGCTTTCCTGGAGAGTGGTTTCTAGTTGCTCGCGATCGCTTATTTCTTGTCTTAATTGCGCGTTTGTTGCAGTTAGTTCTATGGTGCGCTGCCGAGCAATTTCCAATTCCCGATCTTTTTGAAGCATTTCTGCTTGAGTCGATCGCAGTTCTTCCAGGGTGGCGCGTAATTGTGCGTTCGCCGCATTCAGTTCCGCAATTTGAGGCGCGGTTAGCTGCCCGTCTGTCTGCAAAACTGGTGGGGATGTATAGAGGGGATTTAATCGATAACCCCGCCGATTCTGGTTGTCAATGAAATCTTTAGGCGCGCCAAGTTTAGTTAATTTCTGCCGTAAGCCTCTAATGTGAACTCGAACCGTTTCCTCTCCAGGTGCTTCCAACGAAGTCCAGACATGTTCCAGAATCGTCCTGGCACTAAATGCATTTTCAGGATCGCGCAACAGCAACTCCAGAATGGCATATTCCTTGGGGGTGACGACCAACAGGCGATCGCCGTAGGCAACCTGGCAGCGACTCGGGTCTACGGATAAATGACCGAAGGTTAAGACTGGTTGGTTGGTTAAATTGCCGCGCCGCAATAATGCTTGCACCCGCGCAATCAATTCTTCCGGATCGAAAGGTTTAGTCACGTAGTCGTCAGCTCCCGCATTGAGGGCATTGGCTTTTTGCCATCCTTCTCCTTGCCCCGTTAGCAACAGGATCGGACTCTGAAATCCCTTAGCGCGCAATTGTTTGCAGAGGCTCACCCCATGTAATTTGGGCAGGATCGCGTCCAGCAAGATCAGATCGTATGCAAAAGCTTCAGCCATCTGCAGCCCCACTTCCCCATCAGCAGCAATATCGACCGCGTAGTTATAGGCTGAAAACAGAAACTCCAGGCTTTGGGCAACAGCGCGATCGTCTTCTACAACTAAAATTTTCATCGGAGTTTACCGAGCCAACTGCTCTCAACATAAACATACTAGTGTTGCAAATCATAAATTTTGCAACATGGGGGAATGGGGGCAGAGCCCCCAGAAGGGGATTTCACCCCCTCCACCCCCTCCAAAACTTTTGTTTTGGTGTACTAGCTATGCAATTTTTGATGGCGAAACCCGAAAAACAAACTTTCCGGCAGAAAATCCTATAAACTAACAGTCTCGCGATTAAATTCAGTCTATTTACTTATTCTTAACTATTTCTTTACGCTCGAACCGAGAGAATAATGAGTTAGGATGTAGTTGCTGTGACATCGGTGTTCGCAACTTACAGTATTGCACTT includes:
- a CDS encoding response regulator: MKILVVEDDRAVAQSLEFLFSAYNYAVDIAADGEVGLQMAEAFAYDLILLDAILPKLHGVSLCKQLRAKGFQSPILLLTGQGEGWQKANALNAGADDYVTKPFDPEELIARVQALLRRGNLTNQPVLTFGHLSVDPSRCQVAYGDRLLVVTPKEYAILELLLRDPENAFSARTILEHVWTSLEAPGEETVRVHIRGLRQKLTKLGAPKDFIDNQNRRGYRLNPLYTSPPVLQTDGQLTAPQIAELNAANAQLRATLEELRSTQAEMLQKDRELEIARQRTIELTATNAQLRQEISDREQLETTLQESAEQLRLALDLNRIGMWEWQVATGDVTWNDYNYRLLGYQPGEVEPSYQFWHSHIHPDDVAEFDRKTAQALETQTDYEAELRVVRRDGSMHWLLGKGRGLYNEAGQPVRMLGVAFDISERKQLEAKRQQAELALQQQLRREQLIADIAGDIRQSLKLNDVLSRTVERIREVLNCDRVFIYRFHADWSGTIAIESVSDRYPAALQAEVEDLYFMETHGEDYRQGRIQAVADIHASNLTPCHIDMLAQFHIKANLVVPILQGERLWGLLVANQCAAPRMWQPEEIDLFQQIATQAGIAIQQSELLQSLQMELVEREHAERKIREQATLLDIATDAIFVRDLDHRILFWNRGAERLYGWTATEAIAQKASDLLREDASLIPEITQTVVERGEWHGELHKFTKAGNEVIVEGRWTLVRNEAGQPKFILTVNTDITDKKNLEAQFYHAQRLESLGTLASGIAHDLNNVLTPVVALSQLLRMHQPNLDKRSQDMLKVLEESAKRGTNIIKQILAFTRGTEGDCRPVQVASLLQEAIAVIQQTFPKSIAVDAIASDPELWLVSADPTYLHQILMNLCINARDAMPDGGLLTLSAENFPVDERFAQMHLEARAGNYVVITVADTGCGIVPEVRDRIFDPFFTTKATGKGSGLGLSSVLGIVKTYGGFIEVQSQPGEGSQFKVYLPAMVETAVTPTKAQTDLPQGHGELISIVDDENAILQSAQAILETYNYRVITASRGADAIEIYRKYQGEIHAVLLDMMMPDMDGIAVVQALQAINPNVRVIATSGLADNYRQTLRSLGIAIVLTKPFNVVELLNSISQQQR